AGGCATCGACCGAATGATGATGCGCGATATCGAAACACGCGATGATATTGAGAGGCTGATGCGTGAATTCTATTCGGTCGCTATGACCGACGCCGAGATCGGCCATCATTTCGTAGAGCTCGATCTGGAAGAACATCTGCCGAAGATCGTCGATTTCTGGGAAAAGGCACTTTTCGCCCGGCCCATTTATTTCAACAATCCGCTCGCCGTTCATCAGAAACTGCACGAAAAGGTCCCGATGACGACCGAACATTTCCGCCGCTGGGTTGAGATCTTCGTCGAAAAGGTTGACCT
This sequence is a window from Acidobacteriota bacterium. Protein-coding genes within it:
- a CDS encoding group III truncated hemoglobin, encoding MMMRDIETRDDIERLMREFYSVAMTDAEIGHHFVELDLEEHLPKIVDFWEKALFARPIYFNNPLAVHQKLHEKVPMTTEHFRRWVEIFVEKVDLLFVGEAAEAAKFKARMVADSFDQRLNLDSRFHQVDISRQTR